In Chitinophaga nivalis, a single genomic region encodes these proteins:
- a CDS encoding YicC/YloC family endoribonuclease → MLKSMTGFGRAESTRGETSIVVEIKSLNGKQFEVNLKFSPLLKPYEFDIRALMQQVLQRGTLDATINIRQNGATRPVVINTDLAKFYYQSITTLAAQLELPQTDMLNVLMKLPEVVSPATEQITEEEWKDVEVTIRQALNDLDDHRLNEGQMLEADLQQRIANIETYMLKVRELDPLRKDRIRQRIEGLLAEHVGKENVDANRLEQELIFYLEKLDISEELSRLENHLRYFLEILREGEAAKGKKLGFVLQEIGREINTTGSKANDAGIQQWVVLMKDELEKAKEQVLNVL, encoded by the coding sequence ATGCTGAAATCAATGACCGGCTTCGGAAGGGCAGAAAGTACTAGAGGCGAAACCAGTATTGTTGTGGAAATCAAGTCGCTTAATGGTAAGCAATTTGAGGTGAACCTGAAATTCTCTCCGCTTTTAAAACCCTATGAGTTCGACATCCGCGCCCTGATGCAACAAGTGTTACAACGGGGAACCCTGGATGCCACGATCAATATCCGTCAGAATGGTGCTACCCGTCCGGTTGTGATCAATACAGACCTGGCTAAGTTCTACTATCAGTCTATCACTACGCTGGCTGCTCAATTGGAGTTGCCACAGACGGATATGCTGAATGTGCTGATGAAACTGCCGGAAGTGGTAAGTCCTGCTACAGAACAAATCACGGAGGAAGAATGGAAAGACGTGGAAGTGACGATCCGCCAGGCGCTCAATGATCTGGATGACCACCGTTTGAACGAAGGACAGATGCTGGAAGCAGATCTGCAGCAACGGATTGCCAATATAGAAACCTATATGCTGAAGGTCCGGGAACTGGACCCCTTGCGTAAAGACCGTATCCGTCAACGTATCGAAGGATTGCTGGCAGAACATGTAGGGAAAGAAAATGTAGATGCCAACAGACTGGAACAGGAGTTGATCTTCTATCTGGAAAAACTCGATATTTCTGAAGAACTGTCCCGACTGGAAAATCACCTGCGCTATTTCCTGGAAATCCTGAGAGAAGGTGAAGCGGCGAAAGGTAAAAAGCTGGGTTTTGTGTTACAGGAAATAGGACGTGAAATCAATACCACCGGCTCTAAGGCCAATGATGCCGGGATTCAGCAATGGGTGGTACTGATGAAGGATGAACTGGAAAAAGCCAAAGAACAAGTTTTAAACGTTTTATAG
- a CDS encoding gliding motility lipoprotein GldH, with protein sequence MNRLFLVTTGLFLLAAACKPPKLDAYEKNLEIPGHDWTYDYKPFFEITLQPEDTANLYDIAVNVRHTDAYPYSNIWVMIGTQYPGDSVIKEQRVELQLAELSGKWLGTGLDDIYERRIPIQQKAIFNKPGTYRFTFEQNMRQNPLPHVMNVGLRIEKAGKRP encoded by the coding sequence ATGAACAGATTATTCCTGGTAACAACAGGCTTATTTTTGCTGGCTGCTGCCTGCAAACCACCTAAACTGGACGCTTACGAAAAGAACCTGGAAATACCGGGCCACGACTGGACGTATGACTACAAGCCTTTTTTCGAGATAACACTTCAACCGGAAGATACCGCCAACCTCTATGATATTGCTGTGAATGTAAGGCATACAGATGCCTACCCTTACAGCAATATCTGGGTGATGATTGGTACACAGTATCCTGGCGACAGCGTTATAAAGGAACAAAGGGTGGAACTGCAGCTGGCCGAACTTTCCGGCAAATGGCTGGGAACCGGCCTGGATGATATTTATGAACGCCGTATTCCGATTCAGCAAAAAGCCATTTTTAATAAACCCGGTACCTACCGGTTTACCTTTGAACAAAACATGCGGCAAAATCCGCTCCCCCATGTGATGAATGTTGGCTTGCGGATTGAGAAAGCCGGTAAACGGCCATGA
- a CDS encoding sensor histidine kinase has protein sequence MMRNLFNKMQEGKSVSFVYFLVLAYTIVALVWWGILLFRQSEQIRRFEQQNLSLRVDSLAMPVEHQLELQRINKEEQMRSFKYVGEGIIFLGIILLGALFVYRAVWKYMKLSRQQQNFMMAVTHELKSPIAAAKLNLETIRKHKLDEEKQLKLINNTIRETNRLDQLCNNILLAAQLETHKYQLFKERLNFSELVETGIRELGARISTHTVTFSILPGVWVEGDKLTLQIILNNLVENAAKYAPRNTTINIRLFESDKQLKLQVNDEGPGIPGDEKQKIFLKFYRVGNENTRKAKGSGLGLFLTAKIVEQHGGTITVKDNAPTGTCFEITLPEYSVQTA, from the coding sequence ATGATGAGAAATCTTTTTAATAAAATGCAGGAAGGGAAATCAGTTTCCTTCGTCTATTTTCTGGTTTTAGCCTATACAATAGTAGCCCTGGTATGGTGGGGCATACTCCTGTTCAGACAAAGTGAACAGATCAGACGTTTTGAACAGCAAAACCTCTCGTTGCGGGTAGATAGCCTGGCCATGCCGGTAGAACACCAGCTGGAGCTGCAACGGATCAACAAGGAAGAACAGATGCGGTCCTTTAAATATGTGGGAGAAGGCATCATTTTTCTGGGAATTATCCTGCTCGGCGCACTCTTTGTATACAGGGCAGTATGGAAGTATATGAAATTAAGCCGTCAGCAACAGAACTTTATGATGGCGGTTACGCACGAACTAAAGTCACCTATTGCAGCTGCAAAACTGAATCTGGAAACCATCCGGAAACATAAACTGGATGAAGAAAAACAGCTGAAGCTCATTAACAACACCATTCGTGAAACCAACCGGCTGGATCAGCTGTGTAACAATATCCTGCTGGCAGCCCAACTGGAAACACACAAATACCAGTTGTTCAAAGAACGGTTAAATTTTTCGGAGCTGGTGGAAACAGGCATCCGCGAATTAGGTGCCCGTATCAGTACACACACGGTCACCTTCAGTATTTTGCCAGGCGTATGGGTGGAAGGAGATAAACTTACCCTGCAGATTATACTGAACAACCTGGTGGAAAATGCAGCTAAGTATGCGCCCCGTAATACAACCATCAATATCAGACTTTTTGAAAGTGACAAACAGCTGAAGTTGCAGGTGAATGATGAAGGTCCCGGTATTCCCGGAGACGAGAAGCAAAAAATCTTCCTGAAATTCTACCGGGTGGGTAACGAAAATACCCGCAAAGCCAAAGGCTCCGGACTGGGCTTATTCCTGACGGCTAAGATTGTAGAGCAACACGGAGGCACTATAACGGTAAAAGATAACGCCCCCACCGGCACCTGCTTTGAAATAACCTTACCTGAATATTCCGTGCAAACAGCGTAA
- a CDS encoding response regulator transcription factor: MKEATKASILLVEDEENLQEALKLNLELEGYEVTAVDNGTTALKAVKNEYFDLIILDIMLPEMDGIAVCENIRIQNNEVPILFLSAKNSSADRVLGLKKGGDDYMTKPFNLEELLLRVEKLIVKNKKIQDKDSVPNVYRFGDNMIDFAAQECVGKDGKHYELSKKEAMLLKLLIENKGEVVTREKILQVVWGYNVYPTTRTIDNFILNFRKYFEEDSRNSKYFHSVRGVGYKFTEA, from the coding sequence ATGAAGGAAGCGACTAAGGCATCAATACTGCTGGTGGAAGATGAAGAAAATCTCCAGGAAGCACTGAAGCTGAACCTGGAGCTGGAAGGATATGAAGTAACTGCTGTAGACAATGGTACTACTGCGCTGAAAGCAGTCAAGAACGAATATTTTGATCTTATTATACTGGATATCATGTTGCCCGAAATGGATGGTATAGCTGTGTGCGAAAACATCCGTATTCAAAATAATGAAGTACCCATCCTCTTCCTGAGTGCCAAAAACAGTAGCGCTGATCGTGTACTGGGCCTCAAAAAAGGCGGGGATGACTACATGACCAAGCCTTTCAATCTGGAAGAATTATTACTCCGGGTAGAAAAGCTGATCGTTAAAAACAAGAAAATACAGGATAAAGACAGTGTACCTAATGTCTATCGTTTTGGGGATAACATGATCGACTTCGCCGCTCAGGAATGTGTGGGCAAAGACGGGAAACACTATGAGCTGAGTAAGAAAGAAGCGATGTTGCTGAAACTGCTCATCGAAAATAAAGGAGAAGTGGTCACCCGCGAAAAGATATTGCAGGTGGTATGGGGATATAACGTGTATCCGACTACCCGTACTATCGACAACTTTATCCTCAACTTCCGCAAGTACTTTGAAGAAGACAGCCGGAACTCCAAGTATTTCCACTCCGTAAGAGGCGTTGGCTATAAATTTACCGAAGCCTGA
- a CDS encoding sensor histidine kinase has translation MAHYYHEIVSAADWPYWLFFLLSILTLVVVFILRERRIRKASMKEMTLHHTLINLELHAFQAQMDPHFIFNSLNAIHHYILTTSTDMASLYLTRFSRLMRLMISNFNKEWISLYDELEALELYLQLEQLRFDQQFSYQLQVMPEVNQQFTRVPPLIIQPYVQYAIWHSVLRRPQHNGGCVRITISHEGERLHIQLEDNGILCTEMLGETGEQQATGIGIAAERLYMMSEKYGMQASIQAQQLFDERQQPAGNRLSIRMLHVTTHPSLAGEGIIGEV, from the coding sequence GTGGCACATTATTATCATGAAATAGTTTCTGCTGCGGATTGGCCCTACTGGCTGTTTTTTTTGTTAAGCATCCTTACCCTCGTTGTCGTTTTTATCCTTCGGGAAAGAAGGATCAGGAAAGCTTCAATGAAAGAAATGACCTTGCATCATACGCTGATTAACCTGGAGCTTCATGCTTTCCAGGCGCAGATGGACCCGCATTTTATATTCAACAGCCTTAATGCTATTCATCATTATATCCTTACCACCAGTACGGATATGGCTTCGCTGTATCTGACCCGTTTTTCAAGGCTGATGCGGCTGATGATCAGCAACTTCAACAAAGAATGGATTTCCCTCTACGACGAACTGGAAGCCCTGGAACTCTACCTGCAACTGGAACAGTTACGTTTCGACCAGCAGTTCAGCTACCAGCTGCAGGTAATGCCGGAGGTGAATCAGCAGTTTACCCGTGTTCCTCCCCTGATCATTCAGCCTTATGTACAGTATGCCATCTGGCATAGTGTACTGCGGCGGCCGCAGCATAACGGCGGATGTGTACGGATCACCATCAGTCATGAAGGCGAGCGGCTGCATATTCAGCTGGAAGACAACGGCATCCTGTGTACGGAAATGCTCGGCGAAACCGGCGAGCAACAGGCAACCGGCATTGGTATTGCGGCAGAACGGCTGTATATGATGAGTGAAAAATACGGGATGCAGGCCAGTATACAGGCGCAGCAACTGTTCGACGAGCGGCAGCAGCCGGCAGGTAACCGGCTTTCCATCCGGATGTTGCATGTAACTACACACCCATCACTGGCAGGAGAAGGGATCATTGGAGAGGTGTGA
- a CDS encoding LytR/AlgR family response regulator transcription factor: MRALIVDDEKHSRDVLHIMLQKYCPEIQVQAACSNGAAALDAIIQYQPELIFLDIEMPDIDGFQVLQACPHPAFAVIFTTAYDHYALQALHHSALDYLLKPIDLQELQTAVSKAGKQSGAIYAEKVARLLAFLEEQLHQDERLALPTADGLRMMTVKDILYCEAGGARTSVYLQLQTKPIVVQHTLPEMETILQRKGFFRVHPSFLVNLSSMDKYIKGDGGEIIMRDGHSVPVSRERKHDFLLRIERM; this comes from the coding sequence ATGCGTGCCCTTATCGTTGATGATGAAAAACACAGCCGGGATGTACTCCATATCATGCTGCAGAAGTATTGCCCGGAAATTCAGGTACAGGCGGCCTGTAGTAACGGCGCTGCAGCCCTGGATGCTATTATACAATACCAGCCGGAATTGATTTTCCTGGATATTGAAATGCCCGATATAGATGGCTTCCAGGTATTGCAGGCCTGCCCCCACCCCGCTTTCGCAGTTATTTTCACCACAGCCTATGATCACTATGCCTTACAGGCGTTGCATCACAGTGCGCTGGATTATCTGCTCAAACCTATCGACCTGCAGGAGCTGCAAACAGCCGTGAGCAAAGCCGGTAAACAATCAGGCGCCATATATGCGGAAAAAGTGGCGCGGCTGCTGGCCTTTCTGGAGGAACAGCTGCATCAGGATGAACGCCTGGCATTACCTACTGCCGATGGATTGCGGATGATGACTGTAAAAGATATCCTGTATTGTGAGGCCGGTGGCGCCCGTACCTCCGTTTACCTGCAGCTGCAGACAAAACCGATTGTGGTGCAGCATACCCTTCCTGAGATGGAAACGATCCTGCAGCGAAAAGGCTTTTTCCGGGTACATCCCTCTTTCCTGGTGAATTTGTCTTCGATGGATAAATATATCAAAGGAGACGGTGGAGAGATTATTATGCGTGATGGTCACAGTGTGCCGGTATCCCGGGAACGGAAACACGATTTTTTGTTACGGATAGAAAGAATGTAA
- a CDS encoding tetratricopeptide repeat protein — translation MRNYRKSTIIFFATGLWVLLVTGFGSRASVPEPQQRFEAANNLYNQSKYTAAAGIYQELITEGYNEPSLYFNAGNASYKAGKTGTAIYNYEKALQLSPDNAAVKHNLAIANQKVSGYVQELPLVFFQQWWQQLQHLHRANGWAIGCLIFFWLLVAGFLLNTYLPGWKNKFLRWGNYALGALFLLYVIMAVDAYLIANDHSAGIVMSSNIRAKAAPDDNSKDTFEVGEGMKVQITDATNDFCKITLADGKSGWIACTNIKRL, via the coding sequence ATGCGGAACTATAGAAAATCAACAATAATCTTTTTTGCCACCGGACTATGGGTATTGCTGGTAACAGGCTTCGGTAGCCGGGCAAGCGTTCCGGAACCGCAGCAACGCTTCGAAGCCGCCAATAACCTGTATAACCAAAGTAAGTATACAGCGGCAGCCGGTATATACCAGGAGCTGATCACCGAAGGATATAATGAGCCTTCTCTGTATTTCAACGCCGGCAATGCCAGCTACAAAGCCGGTAAAACAGGTACAGCTATCTACAATTACGAAAAAGCACTGCAGCTATCTCCGGATAATGCGGCTGTTAAACATAATCTTGCTATTGCCAACCAGAAAGTAAGCGGCTACGTACAGGAGTTACCGTTAGTCTTCTTTCAGCAGTGGTGGCAACAGCTACAACACCTGCATCGCGCCAACGGCTGGGCCATAGGTTGCCTTATCTTTTTCTGGCTCCTCGTAGCTGGTTTTCTGTTAAACACCTATCTGCCGGGCTGGAAAAACAAGTTTCTCCGCTGGGGTAATTATGCGCTGGGAGCGTTGTTTTTACTGTATGTAATCATGGCGGTCGACGCGTATCTGATTGCCAATGATCATTCTGCAGGTATTGTGATGAGCAGCAATATCCGGGCAAAAGCAGCACCGGATGATAACAGCAAAGATACCTTTGAAGTAGGAGAGGGCATGAAAGTACAGATCACCGACGCTACCAATGACTTTTGCAAGATAACCCTGGCAGATGGAAAAAGCGGCTGGATCGCCTGCACCAACATCAAACGGCTGTAG
- a CDS encoding BatD family protein: MMDRYCIRKCIYSLLLCIGLVAGANAQEFRFTTTVSSNTVMMDEPFQIQFMLENGTNVSSFTPPSFKDFDVLQGPSQMQGQSIFNGRRSEYYALTYTLQPKHVGNFTIAGAQARVNGNMVKSNPVLIEVKKGNTQAMQPSPGPASGYPPHRAQQGGDDLPEGVLKKGEDVTEKLRKNIFLKVDVDKTNLYEGDQITATYKLYTRLPTNSSVTKVPAFKGFSAKDIELPNPPQATEERVNGVPYKVFTIRKTLLFPLQSGALELDPVEVDNQVRLVKVVSNNNKKNRSHDPFEDFFNDPAFKDPFFDDFFNRPEVEYQDVPYKIQSNPIKITVKPLPVDGRPLSFNGAVGKFNMTATVDKTSLSTDEALTLKVVVSGEGNVNLLNSPKIDIPSGFEKYDPKVTDDIEKNSNPLSGSRTFEYVLMPQEAGDHTIPAVEFSFFDPASNGFKTLRSTPFVIHISQGKRIKQDKQDFSVGKNELVKNDTGILTWTKQQSWLIRSPWFYILLLLPLLVVAGIVVYKRRADYKTTNAALLKHRYANKVALKRLELAARYLKDGKDKSFYEETSRAVWGYLSNKLKIPMADLSKQLVQDKLSARQINGSNTNNLFELIDNCEMALYAPAHNNHKMQGTYEQAVNVISNLEDALKN, from the coding sequence ATGATGGACAGATATTGTATAAGGAAGTGTATTTACTCTCTATTGTTATGTATAGGGCTGGTAGCTGGTGCCAACGCACAGGAGTTCCGCTTTACCACCACTGTGAGCAGTAACACCGTGATGATGGATGAACCGTTTCAGATTCAGTTTATGCTGGAAAACGGGACAAACGTGAGCAGCTTTACTCCTCCCAGTTTCAAAGACTTTGATGTCCTGCAGGGACCTTCCCAGATGCAGGGCCAATCCATTTTCAATGGCAGGCGCTCCGAATACTACGCGCTTACCTACACCCTCCAGCCCAAACATGTGGGTAACTTCACCATCGCCGGTGCACAGGCACGGGTAAACGGGAATATGGTTAAATCCAATCCCGTATTGATTGAAGTAAAAAAAGGGAATACCCAGGCGATGCAGCCATCTCCCGGACCAGCTTCCGGCTATCCGCCACATCGGGCCCAGCAGGGAGGCGATGATTTACCGGAAGGTGTCCTGAAAAAAGGCGAAGACGTCACAGAAAAATTACGCAAAAACATCTTCCTGAAAGTAGATGTGGATAAAACCAACCTATACGAAGGCGATCAGATTACGGCTACGTATAAACTGTATACCCGGCTCCCGACCAACTCCAGCGTCACCAAGGTGCCCGCCTTTAAAGGTTTTTCCGCTAAGGATATTGAATTGCCCAATCCGCCGCAGGCCACAGAAGAACGTGTCAACGGTGTTCCCTACAAGGTATTTACCATCCGTAAAACCTTGCTGTTCCCGCTGCAGTCCGGCGCTTTGGAACTGGACCCGGTGGAAGTGGATAATCAGGTACGCCTGGTGAAAGTTGTCAGCAACAACAACAAAAAGAACCGCTCGCACGACCCGTTCGAAGACTTCTTCAACGACCCGGCTTTTAAAGATCCGTTCTTCGATGATTTCTTTAACCGCCCGGAAGTAGAATACCAGGATGTTCCCTATAAGATTCAAAGCAATCCGATAAAAATTACGGTAAAACCACTGCCCGTAGATGGCAGACCACTCAGCTTCAACGGCGCAGTAGGTAAGTTTAACATGACGGCTACTGTGGATAAAACCAGTCTTTCCACAGATGAAGCCCTCACATTAAAAGTGGTAGTCAGCGGAGAAGGCAATGTAAACCTGCTCAACTCTCCTAAAATCGACATACCCAGCGGATTCGAAAAGTATGATCCCAAGGTTACCGACGACATCGAGAAAAACAGTAACCCGCTTTCCGGCAGCCGTACCTTTGAATATGTACTCATGCCACAGGAAGCCGGCGACCATACCATACCGGCCGTAGAATTCTCTTTCTTCGACCCGGCCTCCAACGGCTTTAAAACGTTACGTTCCACCCCTTTTGTGATTCACATCAGCCAGGGCAAACGGATCAAACAGGATAAACAGGATTTCAGTGTTGGCAAAAATGAGCTGGTAAAAAATGATACCGGTATTCTAACCTGGACCAAACAGCAAAGCTGGCTTATACGCAGCCCCTGGTTCTATATCCTCCTCTTGCTGCCACTGCTGGTGGTAGCGGGCATTGTGGTATACAAACGCCGGGCTGATTATAAAACAACCAATGCCGCCTTACTCAAACACAGATACGCCAATAAAGTAGCACTGAAAAGATTGGAACTGGCTGCGCGCTACCTCAAAGATGGAAAGGATAAATCTTTTTATGAAGAAACATCCAGGGCGGTGTGGGGCTATCTGAGCAACAAACTGAAAATCCCCATGGCCGACCTCAGCAAACAACTGGTACAGGATAAGCTGAGTGCCCGCCAGATCAATGGCAGCAATACCAATAACCTCTTTGAGCTGATCGACAATTGTGAGATGGCCCTCTATGCTCCTGCACATAATAACCATAAAATGCAGGGCACCTATGAACAGGCTGTCAATGTTATCAGTAACCTGGAAGATGCGTTGAAGAATTAA
- a CDS encoding SDR family oxidoreductase has protein sequence MNAVITGASKGIGKAIAERLAQEGFNVAICARNADTLAAARADIQAKNPNVTVLAEIVDMGEEAQVLAFAAKIKNTFSTVDILVNNAGIFIPGAIHQEEAGLLEKLMAVNVYSAYHLTRALLPVMLPQKNGHIFNMCSTASYKAYPNGGSYSITKYALLGFSKNLREEMQPYNIRVTAVSPGPTLTASWDGFEAAPDRMMPPEDIANVIWSAWSLARQTVIEEIVLRPMLGDI, from the coding sequence ATGAATGCAGTTATTACGGGCGCCAGTAAAGGGATTGGAAAAGCGATTGCAGAAAGGCTGGCGCAGGAAGGATTTAATGTAGCTATCTGTGCAAGAAATGCGGATACACTGGCAGCTGCCCGGGCGGATATTCAGGCAAAAAACCCCAACGTAACCGTACTGGCTGAAATTGTAGACATGGGCGAAGAAGCACAGGTACTTGCATTTGCGGCCAAAATAAAAAACACTTTTTCCACCGTAGATATCCTGGTAAATAATGCAGGGATCTTCATTCCCGGAGCCATTCATCAGGAAGAAGCCGGATTGCTTGAAAAGTTGATGGCCGTGAATGTATACAGTGCCTATCACCTCACCCGTGCCTTGTTACCGGTAATGCTGCCACAAAAAAACGGACATATTTTTAATATGTGTTCTACCGCCAGCTATAAAGCCTATCCCAACGGAGGGTCTTATAGTATTACCAAATATGCACTGCTGGGATTCAGCAAAAACCTGCGGGAAGAGATGCAGCCCTATAATATCCGGGTGACGGCTGTAAGTCCCGGCCCTACACTCACTGCTTCCTGGGATGGATTTGAAGCGGCGCCCGACAGAATGATGCCTCCTGAAGATATTGCCAATGTTATCTGGTCTGCATGGTCACTTGCCAGACAAACTGTCATAGAAGAAATTGTGCTACGCCCCATGCTGGGAGATATATGA
- a CDS encoding YjjG family noncanonical pyrimidine nucleotidase, with protein sequence MKYKHLFFDLDHTLWDFETNEQETLQELYHHHALESRGVPTFEEFSTSYTGHNERLWDRFRKGFITRNDLRYKRFRLTLLDFKIGDEALNLALSDQFLAILPNKKRLFPETVETLNYLAAKQYPMHMITNGFEETQLLKMKNSGIDHFFTHVITSEVAGSLKPYREIFDYAMMKAGTTAAESIMIGDAMELDIKGAHGVGMDQVYFNPAKPAADFLPTFSISHLKELRDIL encoded by the coding sequence ATGAAATACAAACATCTTTTCTTTGACCTGGACCATACGCTCTGGGACTTTGAGACCAACGAACAGGAGACATTACAGGAGCTGTATCACCATCACGCTTTAGAGAGCAGAGGAGTGCCTACTTTTGAAGAATTCTCTACTTCCTATACAGGACATAATGAGCGCCTGTGGGATCGTTTCCGTAAAGGATTTATTACCCGTAATGACCTTCGCTATAAACGTTTCCGGCTTACCCTGCTGGATTTTAAAATTGGCGATGAAGCCTTGAATCTGGCCCTCAGCGATCAGTTCCTGGCCATTTTGCCCAATAAAAAAAGACTGTTTCCGGAAACCGTAGAAACGCTGAATTACCTGGCAGCGAAGCAATATCCGATGCACATGATCACCAACGGCTTTGAAGAAACGCAGTTGCTGAAAATGAAGAACAGCGGTATTGATCATTTCTTCACGCATGTTATTACTTCGGAGGTAGCCGGCAGTCTGAAACCTTACCGCGAAATCTTTGATTACGCGATGATGAAAGCAGGAACGACTGCAGCAGAAAGTATTATGATCGGAGATGCCATGGAGCTGGATATTAAAGGCGCGCACGGTGTAGGGATGGATCAGGTATATTTTAATCCGGCGAAACCGGCGGCAGACTTCCTGCCTACCTTTTCTATCAGCCACCTGAAAGAACTGCGGGATATTCTGTAA
- a CDS encoding phosphatidylserine decarboxylase family protein has translation MKIHREGFATISLVFLVLAFINGAVFYWFGNAPALCWTIAVISLVFFLFIVSFFRVPARTNTTGDALVISPCDGKVVVIEEVYEPEYFKDKRLQVSIFMSPANVHVNRNPISGTVKLSQYHAGKYLVAWHPKSSTENERHSIVIGNGKTDILVRQIAGALARRIVNYLKPGMQVTQNDEMGFIKFGSRVDLYLPIGTEVAVQLQEVVKGGVSVIAKI, from the coding sequence ATGAAGATCCATCGTGAAGGATTTGCTACCATTTCCCTTGTATTTCTGGTACTGGCGTTCATTAACGGAGCCGTATTCTATTGGTTCGGCAACGCGCCTGCGCTTTGCTGGACGATAGCTGTCATCTCCCTGGTCTTTTTCCTGTTCATCGTTTCTTTCTTCCGCGTACCTGCCAGAACAAATACAACAGGTGACGCACTGGTCATCTCTCCCTGCGATGGTAAAGTGGTGGTGATAGAAGAGGTATATGAACCGGAATATTTTAAGGATAAACGCCTGCAGGTGTCCATCTTTATGAGCCCGGCCAATGTACACGTTAACAGAAACCCGATCAGCGGTACCGTGAAACTGTCGCAATACCACGCCGGTAAATACCTGGTGGCCTGGCATCCTAAATCCTCTACCGAAAATGAAAGACATTCCATAGTAATCGGTAATGGTAAAACAGACATCCTGGTAAGACAGATTGCCGGCGCACTGGCCCGCAGAATAGTAAACTACCTGAAACCCGGTATGCAGGTAACACAGAACGACGAAATGGGCTTTATTAAATTTGGCTCCCGTGTGGATCTCTACCTGCCTATTGGTACCGAAGTAGCCGTACAGCTGCAGGAAGTAGTGAAAGGTGGCGTAAGCGTTATTGCGAAAATCTAG
- a CDS encoding phosphatidate cytidylyltransferase codes for MKTFFTRTASALVFVAVMLGGILWSPFTFFLLFFLIGCFALQEYFKLLRLIDTDYAAVSGWHKWGVLVAGAAIMLTFTGDTFSIGHMAAGLIGWWIAVIFLLVLPLGEILLGKDFSLKNLGYSAMGLLYVIIPFSLLIHIRMNAIDLQYTPGNVGTAPGWLIPLLLIIFIWINDTMAYIVGSLIGRTPFFPAISPKKTMEGSVGGMILAVVAAGVYGYYWGQEYLALQHWLVLAGLAAIFGTIGDLLESKLKRMAGVKDSGAIMPGHGGFLDRFDSLLLAAPFAWIYVHFFMMA; via the coding sequence ATGAAGACATTCTTTACCCGCACTGCCTCTGCACTGGTGTTTGTGGCAGTGATGCTGGGAGGTATCTTATGGAGTCCCTTTACCTTTTTCCTGCTGTTCTTCCTGATAGGCTGCTTTGCCCTACAGGAATATTTCAAATTATTACGGCTCATAGATACCGATTATGCAGCAGTATCCGGCTGGCATAAATGGGGTGTATTGGTTGCCGGAGCAGCCATCATGCTCACTTTTACCGGCGATACTTTTTCTATCGGCCATATGGCAGCAGGCCTTATCGGCTGGTGGATAGCCGTCATCTTCCTGCTGGTACTGCCACTCGGGGAAATTTTATTGGGAAAGGATTTTTCCCTGAAAAACCTCGGCTACTCCGCCATGGGGTTATTGTATGTCATTATTCCCTTCAGCCTGCTGATACACATCCGGATGAACGCCATTGACCTGCAGTATACGCCAGGTAATGTAGGCACGGCACCCGGATGGCTGATTCCCTTGCTACTGATCATTTTCATCTGGATCAACGATACCATGGCCTATATCGTAGGCTCCCTGATAGGCCGTACGCCTTTCTTCCCGGCTATTTCTCCTAAAAAAACCATGGAAGGCTCCGTAGGCGGAATGATCCTGGCGGTAGTCGCAGCTGGTGTATACGGCTATTACTGGGGACAGGAATACCTGGCCCTGCAGCACTGGCTGGTATTGGCCGGGCTGGCCGCCATATTTGGCACCATCGGCGACCTGCTGGAATCCAAACTGAAAAGGATGGCTGGCGTAAAGGATTCCGGTGCTATCATGCCCGGACATGGTGGATTCCTGGACCGTTTCGACTCGCTGCTCCTGGCTGCCCCCTTTGCCTGGATCTATGTCCACTTTTTTATGATGGCCTGA